In a single window of the Zea mays cultivar B73 chromosome 5, Zm-B73-REFERENCE-NAM-5.0, whole genome shotgun sequence genome:
- the LOC103625744 gene encoding uncharacterized protein: MVRSNVSPGGSGAPPGSPRLRRAPEVSAQVDVEGAVAWARGAAAGELWAVRRRNRGIDVDEEQLRAVMLAVRQLRYELDPDDPDTPYPKKQKRHHKQGTRSSERIAGRVSRVSSFLESTSKHIGIDPDKCAAAVPEWINDPSEECKANYRSHNDTLQRMGTVVMLPPIVDPPKTRKSEDGKCKCSDPGSETCAKVHVKEAWKRVKYQLGEQAFRNCGFDAMGERVLKLWTAEDKKKLADIEKLIPQSKCSDKCFMKVALKQFSSERTTDLAKYYYNIFLPRRLASLSRAEATYSIDVSLEDEGKDQVHLSREKGKGSGSSSKRSLK; encoded by the exons ATGGTCAGGTCCAACGTCTCTCCCGGCGGCTCCGGCGCGCCCCCGGGTTCCCCCAGGCTCCGGCGCGCCCCAGAGGTGTCGGCGCAGGTGGACGTGGAAGGCGCGGTGGCGTGGGCGCGTGGCGCGGCCGCGGGGGAGCTGTGGGCCGTGCGCAGACGCAACCGTGGCATCGACGTCGACGAGGAGCAGCTGAGGGCGGTGATGCTGGCGGTGCGGCAGTTGCGCTACGAGCTCGACCCCGACGATCCCGACACTCCCTACCCCAAG AAACAGAAAAGACATCACAAACAAGGCACGAGGAGTTCTGAAAGGATAGCTGGTCGAGTGAGTCGCGTATCTAGTTTTCTTGAATCAACGAGCAAACATATTGGGATAGACCCTGACAAATGTGCAGCTGCTGTCCCTGAGTGGATTAATGACCCATCTGAGGAATGTAAGGCTAACTATAGAAGTCACAATGATACCTTACAAAGGATGGGCACGGTGGTCATGCTGCCACCCATTGTAGATCCACCGAAGACAAGGAAATCAGAGGATGGTAAGTGTAAATGTTCTGACCCTGGATCTGAGACCTGTGCAAAAGTTCATGTAAAAGAGGCCTGGAAGAGGGTCAAGTATCAATTGGGTGAGCAGGCTTTCAGAAACTGCGGGTTTGATGCAATGGGTGAGCGAGTTCTGAAGTTATGGACAGCAGAAGACAAGAAAAAACTTGCTGATATTGAGAAGTTGATTCCTCAGAGTAAGTGTAGTGATAAATGCTTCATGAAGGTTGCCTTGAAGCAGTTTAGCTCAGAGAGAACAACAGATTTGGCTAAGTATTACTACAACATTTTTCTTCCAAGAAGATTGGCCAGCCTGAGTAGAGCAGAGGCTACATACTCCATAGATGTGAGTCTAGAAGATGAAGGCAAAGATCAAGTGCATCTCTCTAGAGAGAAGGGTAAAGGCTCTGGATCGTCTTCCAAAAG GTCCCTGAAGTAG
- the LOC100283046 gene encoding uncharacterized LOC100283046, protein MASWPAASRRRSSGGMKSAELSGSGASYGYGRTSSSPDACGYGRQFSAYSARSSQVSRSGSFSAAAQRVAGAFTGCFVPRRQVKAGEEEEEEEKKSKRSMDSGSYHGWNEANLSAAAGSWQEGRALTIADVSKATSNFSEKNVIRQGRSSTMYRGKLRDGSQIAVKCVTKLNDQSPTAELWRELEKIQHRNLARLFGFFERAADSLVVVEYVGNGSLREHLDESCGNGLELAQRLNIAIDVAQAITYLHEYKERPIIHGGIRSSGVLLTDALAAKVAGFGLAGTAASGSGSGSDATPARSAAGYVDPEYLITYQLTDKSDVYAFGVLLVELATGRPPVERSRGGEARLTTKWALQKCRAGEAVVAMDPRMRRSPASVAAVERTLALAAQSVAAARDERPSMRRCSELLWTIRRDYHRQEEPRCGAVAAERSDEWVIR, encoded by the exons ATGGCATCGTGGCCAGCAGCGTCAAGGAGGCGGTCCAGCGGCGGCATGAAAAGCGCCGAGCTTTCGGGCTCCGGTGCTTCTTACGGCTATGGCCGGACGTCCTCCTCCCCTGATGCCTGCGGCTACGGCCGGCAGTTCTCGGCCTACAGCGCCCGCTCCTCCCAGGTCAGCAGGAGTGGCTCCTTCAGTGCGGCGGCGCAGCGGGTCGCCGGCGCCTTCACCGGCTGCTTCGTGCCGCGCCGGCAGGTCAAAGCCggggaagaggaggaggaggaggagaagaagAGCAAGCGCTCCATGGATTCAG GATCCTATCATGGATGGAATGAAGCAAACTTGAGTGCAGCAGCAGGATCATGGCAGGAAGGCAGGGCTCTCACCATCGCTGACGTGTCGAAGGCAACATCAAACTTCAGCGAAAAGAACGTGATAAGGCAGGGACGCTCAAGCACCATGTACAGAGGAAAGCTCAGGGATGGTTCTCAGATCGCCGTCAAATGTGTCACGAAG CTGAACGACCAGAGTCCGACGGCTGAACTCTGGAGGGAGCTTGAGAAGATCCAGCACAGGAATCTggcgaggctctttggattcttcGAACGCGCAGCTGATAGTCTCGTCGTAGTCGAGTATGTCGGCAATGGTTCCTTGAGGGAACATTTGGATG AATCATGTGGAAATGGTTTAGAGCTCGCGCAACGGCTCAACATCGCGATCGACGTTGCTCAGGCCATCACCTACCTGCACGAGTACAAAG AGCGTCCGATCATCCATGGCGGCATCCGGTCGTCAGGCGTGCTACTGACCGACGCGCTGGCGGCGAAGGTGGCCGGCTTTGGGCTGGCCGGGACTGCGGCCTCGGGGTCGGGCTCAGGCTCCGACGCAACGCCGGCGAGGAGCGCCGCCGGGTACGTGGACCCGGAGTACCTGATCACGTACCAGCTGACCGACAAGAGCGACGTGTACGCCTTCGGCGTCCTCCTCGTGGAGCTAGCCACCGGCCGGCCGCCCGTCGAGCGCAGCCGCGGCGGCGAGGCCCGGCTCACCACCAAATGG GCGTTGCAGAAGTGCAGAGCAGGGGAAGCCGTGGTGGCCATGGACCCCAGGATGCGGCGGAGCCCGGCGTCGGTGGCCGCAGTGGAGAGGACGCTGGCGCTGGCAGCGCAGAGCGTCGCGGCGGCCAGGGATGAGCGGCCGTCCATGCGGCGGTGCAGCGAGCTGCTGTGGACCATCCGGAGAGACTACCACCGCCAGGAGGAGCCGCGCTGCGGCGCCGTCGCTGCGGAACGTAGCGACGAGTGGGTCATCAGGTAG
- the LOC100283046 gene encoding uncharacterized isoform X1: MASWPAASRRRSSGGMKSAELSGSGASYGYGRTSSSPDACGYGRQFSAYSARSSQVSRSGSFSAAAQRVAGAFTGCFVPRRQVKAGEEEEEEEKKSKRSMDSGSYHGWNEANLSAAAGSWQEGRALTIADVSKATSNFSEKNVIRQGRSSTMYRGKLRDGSQIAVKCVTKLNDQSPTAELWRELEKIQHRNLARLFGFFERAADSLVVVEYVGNGSLREHLDESCGNGLELAQRLNIAIDVAQAITYLHEYKGTMVGCRASDHPWRHPVVRRATDRRAGGEGGRLWAGRDCGLGVGLRLRRNAGEERRRVRGPGVPDHVPADRQERRVRLRRPPRGASHRPAARRAQPRRRGPAHHQMGVAEVQSRGSRGGHGPQDAAEPGVGGRSGEDAGAGSAERRGGQG, translated from the exons ATGGCATCGTGGCCAGCAGCGTCAAGGAGGCGGTCCAGCGGCGGCATGAAAAGCGCCGAGCTTTCGGGCTCCGGTGCTTCTTACGGCTATGGCCGGACGTCCTCCTCCCCTGATGCCTGCGGCTACGGCCGGCAGTTCTCGGCCTACAGCGCCCGCTCCTCCCAGGTCAGCAGGAGTGGCTCCTTCAGTGCGGCGGCGCAGCGGGTCGCCGGCGCCTTCACCGGCTGCTTCGTGCCGCGCCGGCAGGTCAAAGCCggggaagaggaggaggaggaggagaagaagAGCAAGCGCTCCATGGATTCAG GATCCTATCATGGATGGAATGAAGCAAACTTGAGTGCAGCAGCAGGATCATGGCAGGAAGGCAGGGCTCTCACCATCGCTGACGTGTCGAAGGCAACATCAAACTTCAGCGAAAAGAACGTGATAAGGCAGGGACGCTCAAGCACCATGTACAGAGGAAAGCTCAGGGATGGTTCTCAGATCGCCGTCAAATGTGTCACGAAG CTGAACGACCAGAGTCCGACGGCTGAACTCTGGAGGGAGCTTGAGAAGATCCAGCACAGGAATCTggcgaggctctttggattcttcGAACGCGCAGCTGATAGTCTCGTCGTAGTCGAGTATGTCGGCAATGGTTCCTTGAGGGAACATTTGGATG AATCATGTGGAAATGGTTTAGAGCTCGCGCAACGGCTCAACATCGCGATCGACGTTGCTCAGGCCATCACCTACCTGCACGAGTACAAAG GTACCATGGTGGGTTGCAGAGCGTCCGATCATCCATGGCGGCATCCGGTCGTCAGGCGTGCTACTGACCGACGCGCTGGCGGCGAAGGTGGCCGGCTTTGGGCTGGCCGGGACTGCGGCCTCGGGGTCGGGCTCAGGCTCCGACGCAACGCCGGCGAGGAGCGCCGCCGGGTACGTGGACCCGGAGTACCTGATCACGTACCAGCTGACCGACAAGAGCGACGTGTACGCCTTCGGCGTCCTCCTCGTGGAGCTAGCCACCGGCCGGCCGCCCGTCGAGCGCAGCCGCGGCGGCGAGGCCCGGCTCACCACCAAATGG GCGTTGCAGAAGTGCAGAGCAGGGGAAGCCGTGGTGGCCATGGACCCCAGGATGCGGCGGAGCCCGGCGTCGGTGGCCGCAGTGGAGAGGACGCTGGCGCTGGCAGCGCAGAGCGTCGCGGCGGCCAGGGATGA